One window of the Mycobacterium sp. SVM_VP21 genome contains the following:
- a CDS encoding SufE family protein produces the protein MSQLMSLPEGLAQMVADFAEVEGQDKLRLLLEFADELPELPDELTESAMEPVPECQSPLFLHVDAADRQRVRLYFSAPVEAPTTRGFASIWAAGLDGEPADVILGVPEDFASRLGLAALISPLRLRGMSAMLTRIKRHLRAA, from the coding sequence CTGAGCCAGCTGATGAGCCTGCCGGAGGGACTGGCGCAGATGGTGGCCGACTTCGCCGAAGTCGAAGGACAGGACAAGCTGCGGCTGCTGCTCGAATTCGCCGACGAACTGCCCGAGCTGCCCGATGAGCTGACCGAATCCGCCATGGAACCGGTACCGGAGTGCCAGTCGCCGTTGTTCCTGCATGTCGATGCCGCAGACCGGCAGCGGGTGCGGCTGTATTTCAGCGCGCCTGTAGAGGCACCGACGACGCGCGGCTTCGCATCGATTTGGGCCGCCGGCCTGGACGGCGAACCGGCCGACGTCATCCTGGGCGTGCCGGAGGATTTCGCGTCTCGGCTGGGATTGGCCGCACTGATCAGTCCGCTGCGGCTGCGGGGTATGTCGGCCATGTTGACCCGCATCAAGCGGCATTTACGCGCCGCGTAA